Sequence from the Miscanthus floridulus cultivar M001 chromosome 16, ASM1932011v1, whole genome shotgun sequence genome:
gtaggtacactgacttatgcTGCGTAAGAATCGTTAGCAAAGTAGAAAGTGAGTATATGATGTGCCGAAATGttacgaacgccgctatattctggcttgagtgaatgtATAGGCCAATGCATGAATCATGATAAtataatcttgcttaaactaaacttcccCCTACACATATAAATTaaattagtgaattgataggataactaaAAAATGCTTCAATaaatgtcttatcatttctctagtcTCTTATTCTTGGtctggagggttgtcctaaatggttggttcctatttgttatagatgaacctgaggttcGGTCGAGGGAGCACCAGTACCGGAGCAGGCCACGGTCTTGGCAAatgccaaggtgaaagtggccgagGCAATGGGAATGGCAACGGgaagagccatgaggctccacttttGGCTCCCCCTCCtctgccacctccacctccgatgactcatgcggagatgttggctgctcgtcgcgagtcagcccgtgccatggagctgctggcataggctatcggtggcttcgcccgtggaggtcACGGAGgaaatggtgggaacgggggtggtgcccacagTCCTTAGGGACCTTGCTCTTATCAGGATTTTTTAAAGACACACCGACCCACGTTCACGCCGACGactgagcctctagatgcggagcattggcttcgtatcctGGAGCAAAAGTTTTTGCTTCTCACCATAACTGAGAAAcagaaagtgcgctttgcagcgcaacagctattgggatctgctagtgcatggtgggacacatttaatgccatgcAGCCGGCAGATCACCaggtgacctggcaggagttcaccgtggccttcagagagtattatattcctgctggtgttctaAATAGAAAGTTGACAGAGTTTCTGGGCCTTCGGCAAGGAAGCATGTctgtgatggactatgtcaacaagttcaaccacttgtcacagtatgctgggactcatgttgatacagacgagaagaagagggaccgtttCTATCGCGGCCTCTCTTGCAGCCTACAGAAGGAGTTATATACTAGGAACTACTAGACATTTGGggctatgatgaatgctgctattgccatggagggattgtagcgtgactctcaggcagaatggaagcgcaagcgggtggctactaggtcttctagtcaccccaggcgcagaaagtataggttgtcagacgggtgccctatcagtcttcggGTGGACATTCGCTTCGACAGCCTTAGTAGACTTATCAGGTACCTTCCACCCAGTACTGTGCACCAACTCAGCTGGTGCAACCTCAGCAGCCCCTAAGGACAGCAGATCCCACCTCATCAAGGAcaagggaacaagcctggtgcttattTCAAGTGTGGCAGGGAGGGCCACTATGTCCGAGAGTGTCCGCAAAACCAGCCAGCCCAGTCAGCTCAACCCTCAGCTAACTCTCGGCTGATCAAGCAGACtataatcaagaagaaagtgccaatAACCACCCCCGACCTTGCACCTGCCAGTGTGTTATCTGATGCGTATGTTATCTGATGCTTATGCATGCATTCAGTACGTTTATCAGAGTGATAGACGTGACAACTACGACCCATACAGATACACCCTTGCACAATAAGGTCGATCAAAATTTTCATTCAAGAAGAAAGAATCGTCATGCATCAAATTTTTCATTCAAGAAGAAAGAATCAGTATTCGTCGTATTTATTTATACCAGAGAATTGGATGATCCGTCCTTCTCTCAAAGGCAAAGTGGCAAACAAACACAGACTATATATTTTTACCAGTAATTCTACTGTCTTACAAACGCATATGCATGCCAAAATGCAATTAGCAAATCGGCCATATCATATATAGTTCATACAACGAGTAATTAATCATGCAGATCTCACATGCATACACTACACATGGTCGAAGACTCCATTCACGATATATATACGACTCGATATATCTAATCCCAAAACCTGAAAACCAACCAGAAATATACATGCATACATCACACAATATGAAGAACAGGAATCGATCGCCTCACCAACCTTTTCTAGCTGGTCATCTGGTGCTAAGCGACATGGACGCCGACCTGAAAAGGTGGAAGAAATGGTTGTCACCTTCCGCCGTGTACGTGGTCCCCTTGCTTGCTCGCCATGCACTACCAGATCGAGAGAGCGATCTGGCCTCTCGGCCGCCTCACACGGGACAATCATCCGCGGCGACGTTGTCGTCGTGGTCCTTGGCGTTCCTGGACGCGTCAGcgacggccgcggcggcgggggcgacgaCTCTGCCGCGGCAGAGCGGGCACGTGGCGTGGAGCCGCAGCCACGCGCCCACGCAGTCGGCGTGGAACCGGTGCCCGCACCGCGGGAGGACGTGCACCGAGTCGCCGTCGCGCAGCTCCACGATGCACACCGCGCACTCGGGAGCCTTCCCTCCTCCTTCCTCGGCGCCGGAGCCGGCGCTGGAGTACACGGACACGGGCAGGGACGACGCCACGTCTTCCA
This genomic interval carries:
- the LOC136511459 gene encoding RING-H2 finger protein ATL32-like, yielding MSTTLGSGSLSLAAGASAPPEVEGHWAPHGAVLTACVVGINVLVILLIFGFFWRFFSGKGGPPSTSDDGAEDEDEDSLPVASPWASRHRHDDRLGVQSTPVEDVASSLPVSVYSSAGSGAEEGGGKAPECAVCIVELRDGDSVHVLPRCGHRFHADCVGAWLRLHATCPLCRGRVVAPAAAAVADASRNAKDHDDNVAADDCPV